The Thioalbus denitrificans DNA window CAACCTGCCGCGCTACGTGTGCGACAGCTGTGGCGCCGTCCATTACCAGAATCCCAAGATCGTCGCCGGCTGCATCCCGGAATGGGAGGATCGCATCCTGCTCTGCCGCCGCGCCATCGAGCCCCGCCGCGGCTACTGGACCCTGCCCGCCGGGTTCATGGAGAACGGCGAGACCACCCAGGCGGCCGCCGCGCGCGAGGCGCACGAGGAGGCCGGCGCGGTGATGGAGGAGATGAGCCTGTACGGGATTTTCAACCTCCCCCACATCAGCCAGGTCTACACCATGTTCCGCGGCCGGCTGGGCGGCGGCCAGGCCCACCCCGGCTCCGAGAGCCTGGAGGTGGAGCTGTTCACGGAAGCGGACATCCCGTGGCGGGAGCTGGCGTTCCCGGTGGTGCGGGAAACCCTCGAGCTCTATTTCGACGACCGCCGCCAGGGCGTCTTCGAGGTCCATGTGGGTGATATCATCCGCCATCCCGACCAGCGCCTCGAAATCCGCCGCTACTGACCCATGACCGAAACCGCCGACCGCTTCCCCGCCCCGCTCACCGACGCGGAAACCGAACGGCTGCGGGCGTTCCTGGACTCCGCGGCGGTGCCGGAGGAGAGCCTGGATTTCCTCGGCGCCCACGGGTTCCTGACCGCGCTGGCCGTCGCGCCCCGGCAGCCGGAACCGTCGCGCTGGCTGCGGGAGCTGTTCGGCGGCGAACCCCGCTACGCCGACGACGCCGAGGCCGCACGCATCCCCGCCCTGCTGCAGCGACTGTCCCGCAGCGTGGCGCTGGATCTCTACCACGGACAGCCGCCGCGGCTACCCTGCCCGCTCGAGCTCGGCCCCGACCCCGACCAGGCGCCGCTGGCCGACTGGTGCTCCGGGTTCATGGAGGGGGTGTTCCTGGACGATACGGCCTGGTTCGCCGCCGACGAGGAGCGGGTGGCGGAGCTGACGCTGCCGATGATGATGGCCTCCGGGCTCTTCGACGAGGACGGGGATCTGGAGCGGCTGCGCCGGGATCCCCGCCGCAGCCGCTCCATGGTCCGCGACATTCCCGACCTGCTCGTGGATCTCTACCTGCTGTTCCACGCCCCGACCCCGAATCCCTGAACTTCCCCCACTGGATGGTGTCTTTCCCTGCTCGCCGGTGACCACCGTCACATATACCATGACGCAATCATGGTATTGATGGCCGGCCATGACAGCCGGAGCGGCTTTGCCGCCGGCAACCGATTGACGCAAACCAGACAAATACAAGATATGCCCCTGATCTATCTCTATATCCTCATCACCGCCGCAATTGTCGTGGGCC harbors:
- a CDS encoding NUDIX hydrolase; the encoded protein is MNYCSQCGATVIQRIPPGDNLPRYVCDSCGAVHYQNPKIVAGCIPEWEDRILLCRRAIEPRRGYWTLPAGFMENGETTQAAAAREAHEEAGAVMEEMSLYGIFNLPHISQVYTMFRGRLGGGQAHPGSESLEVELFTEADIPWRELAFPVVRETLELYFDDRRQGVFEVHVGDIIRHPDQRLEIRRY
- a CDS encoding YecA family protein — its product is MTETADRFPAPLTDAETERLRAFLDSAAVPEESLDFLGAHGFLTALAVAPRQPEPSRWLRELFGGEPRYADDAEAARIPALLQRLSRSVALDLYHGQPPRLPCPLELGPDPDQAPLADWCSGFMEGVFLDDTAWFAADEERVAELTLPMMMASGLFDEDGDLERLRRDPRRSRSMVRDIPDLLVDLYLLFHAPTPNP